A region of Perognathus longimembris pacificus isolate PPM17 chromosome 19, ASM2315922v1, whole genome shotgun sequence DNA encodes the following proteins:
- the Shisal2b gene encoding protein shisa-like-2B produces MSASSRLCSGYWSLNRSFVEPFACPRRGEGAALRFCCGFADLKYCCSEPGSYFPYKHSYMWSLSIGALIGLGIAALVLLAFIISVCVLCYLFLYTKPQKLDTGLKLQHLEASSMGEDHLNRKTRPFISHATSNSTNETSYEAEDIVQEKTMDKTQINTTYY; encoded by the exons ATGAGCGCGAGCAGCCGGCTGTGCTCGGGCTACTGGAGCCTGAACCGCAGCTTCGTGGAGCCCTTCGCGTGCCCGCGGCGCGGCGAGGGCGCGGCGCTGCGCTTCTGCTGCGGCTTCGCCGACCTCAAGTACTGCTGCAGCGAGCCGGGCAGCTACTTCCCCTACAAGCACAGCTACATGTGGAgcctcag TATCGGTGCTCTGATTGGATTGGGAATCGCTGCCCTTGTTTTACTGGCCTTTATCATCAGCGTCTGTgtcctttgttatttatttctgtataCAAAGCCTCAAAAATTAGATACTGGACTTAAACTTCAACACCTAGAAGCTTCTTCCATGGGAGAAG ACCATTTAAATAGGAAAACAAGACCCTTCATCTCACATGCAACATCAAATTCAACAAATGAAACATCCTATGAAGCCGAAGATATAGTTCAAGAAAAAACAATGGATAAAACACAAATCAATACTACCTATTATTGA